The following proteins come from a genomic window of Amphiura filiformis chromosome 16, Afil_fr2py, whole genome shotgun sequence:
- the LOC140136523 gene encoding uncharacterized protein, protein MLEILALNDNNIESLPSGIFTYLHQLQSLYLHGNRLKMIQSNLFNGLTKLVRLNLANNTIESLQTGVFRDLQQMKELYLHGNKLKVIQVDLFSALLNLKNMKLGDNMIESLPSDVFRYLPQLKKLWLYGNKLEEIQIDLFNSSTKLEKLFLHDNFIDSLPSGVFRNLHQLQELYLHDNNCTVIQVELFHGLSKLKKLSLNNNSIESLPSGVFNLSSLSYLSLQFNMFKTLPSALFKDLVSLEELRLDGNRLTEMPIDIFHQFNGMTLEVLTLRSNKIARLFPYQFSNLTALTFLDLKDNHLEQIHSKSLYGLTKLKFINLRKNSLTKITKDSFIGLALQNDSYITLADPAMCCFLEPSNRSQCVPQNKKSPYLTCKQLLPSAAVKCCTWIFGFCALFANIVVFIWGCQQIKSESQGEKYVKQIVFITNLALADLIMGLYLLLIASVDQYYHEYFPSYAKHWRRSMFCKLIGFLSVLSSEASLLLLTLIAVDRVWGFRKNLIRHKLFGQKTQIILSTFTWVIALALSIVTVIFNDDQLYQFSDVCIGLPLARSKIYASNYTNFTISYDFDIPDDHFWLQRFTEIGSKAGNYFSIGIFLGLNFLLCLIIAMCYILLFIYICKSGFALMKTDLKMSIKMGAITLTDLMCWLPIIIVGILAQTGVKELSPEWFPLITTFALPINSVLNPFLYSTVDQVSKHFVHRLRPNCYTEETTL, encoded by the coding sequence ATGTTAGAGATACTAGCTTTGAATGACAATAACATTGAATCACTGCCATCTGGTATATTCACATACCTTCATCAATTGCAATCTCTGTATCTGCATGGGAACAGACTGAAGATGATTCAAAGTAATCTATTCAATGGATTGACAAAGTTAGTGAGATTAAATCTGGCTAACAATACCATTGAGTCATTACAGActggtgtattcagagatcttcagcAAATGAAAGAGCTTTACTTACATGGCAACAAACTAAAGGTGATTCAAGTTGACCTTTTCAGTGCATTGTTGAATTTAAAGAATATGAAACTGGGTGACAATAtgattgaatcattaccatcagatGTATTCAGATATCTTCCTCAACTGAAAAAGCTTTGGCTATATGGAAATAAACTTGAAGAGATTCAAATTGACCTTTTCAACAGCTCAACAAAGTTAGAGAAATTATTTCTGCATGACAATTTCATTGactcattaccatcaggtgtattcagaaatCTTCATCAATTACAAGAACTTTATTTGCATGACAACAATTGTACAGTAATTCAAGTTGAACTTTTCCATGGATTGAGTAAGTTAAAGAAATTAAGTCTTAACAACAATAGCATTGAGTCATTACCATCGGGCGTATTCAATTTGAGTTCCTTATCATATCTAAGTTTacagtttaacatgtttaaaacattaccTTCCGCTCTGTTTAAAGATCTTGTAAGCTTAGAAGAGCTCCGACTTGATGGCAACAGGTTAACTGAAATGCCAATAGATATTTTCCACCAATTTAATGGAATGACACTAGAGGTTCTAACATTACGATCAAACAAAATTGCCAGACTTTTTCCATATCAGTTTTCAAATTTGACTGCTTTGACATTTCTGGACCTTAAGGATAATCACTTGGAACAAATCCACAGTAAATCACTGTATGGCTTAACCAAACTGAAATTTATAAACCTTAGGAAAAATAGTTTAACTAAGATAACTAAAGACTCCTTCATAGGCTTGGCTCTCCAGAATGACAGTTATATTACTCTAGCCGATCCAGCCATGTGTTGTTTTCTTGAACCATCAAATCGGTCGCAGTGTGTACCGCAAAATAAGAAATCTCCTTACTTGACATGTAAGCAGCTTCTTCCCTCTGCAGCAGTTAAATGCTGCACATGGATATTTGGCTTCTGTGCTTTGTTTGCCAACATTGTAGTGTTCATTTGGGGATGTCAGCAGATTAAATCTGAATCACAAGGAGAAAAGTATGTGAAACAAATTGTATTTATCACCAACTTAGCGCTAGCAGACTTAATCATGGGTCTGTATTTGTTACTTATTGCATCTGTTGATCAATACTATCATGAGTATTTTCCTTCATATGCTAAACACTGGAGACGCAGCATGTTTTGTAAATTAATAGGATTTCTATCAGTGTTATCAAGTGAAGCTTCACTTCTGTTGCTAACCCTCATAGCAGTAGATAGAGTTTGGGGATTTAGAAAAAACTTGATAAGACACAAGTTATTTGGCCAAAAGACACAAATAATACTGTCAACATTTACTTGGGTTATTGCTCTTGCATTAAGTATTGTAACTGTGATATTCAATGATGACCAATTATATCAATTTTCTGATGTCTGCATTGGGTTACCACTGGCTAGAAGTAAAATATATGCAAGCAATTATACAAACTTTACAATATCGTATGACTTTGACATACCAGATGATCATTTCTGGTTACAAAGGTTTACAGAAATTGGATCAAAAGCAGGAAACTATTTCTCAATTGGGATTTTTCTTGGCCTTAACTTTCTGTTATGTTTGATCATTGCAATGTGTTACATACTTTTATTCATATATATTTGTAAATCAGGATTTGCCTTGATGAAAACTGATTTGAAAATGAGCATAAAGATGGGTGCCATCACGTTAACTGACCTCATGTGTTGGCTACCCATTATCATCGTAGGTATTCTAGCACAGACAGGAGTAAAGGAACTCTCCCCTGAATGGTTTCCATTGATTACAACATTTGCTTTGCCAATCAATTCAGTACTCAATCCATTTTTGTATTCTACTGTAGATCAGGTGTCAAAACATTTTGTACATCGTTTACGACCAAATTGTTACACAGAAGAAACAACGTTGTAA
- the LOC140135726 gene encoding LOW QUALITY PROTEIN: amine oxidase [flavin-containing] B-like (The sequence of the model RefSeq protein was modified relative to this genomic sequence to represent the inferred CDS: inserted 1 base in 1 codon), producing MTTYDAIVIGAGLSGLSAAKLLQESGIDVLVLEARNRVGGRTYTIKDPAIEYTDVGGSFIGPTQNRIIRLAKELGVDNYILNEKERSIFFPHVNGTPMPFKGPAPSTYNPLMIMDSLAMIRSFDELGSQMSTAAPWDCPRAEEWDSMTVKEFMDQNCWFQFTKSLMLTIVRAAFATEPENISLLFFLWYIKCGGGFVRFASNKDGGQERKFIGGSMQISEKIAEKLGKDCVLLGNPVTRLEQTDELVSVTVADGSVFKATYVICAVPPAIMNKISFQPSLPALKNQLIQRMPMGSCIKTMMYYKRPFWRDLDYNGIIVGMGPVAGTQEETKPDGSYPGILGFMNGERARQYCHLTKEERKQVIAEYYAKAFNTEEALHPTYYVEHNWMEEEWSGGCYMGAPPPGVFSKYGKVLRTPFGRVYFASTETATWWSGYMEGAVQSGERAAREVLHAKRILRRDQVWQEEPESIDIPAKPLEFSXIEKNCPTVGGFLKFCGLVTSAGVLGGLLYLHKDRLPDVLKVINEWKIEV from the exons GACCCCGCAATTGAATATACAGATGTAGGTGGGTCTTTTATTGGTCCTACTCAGAATCGAATCATCAGGCTGGCGAAAGAATTAGGCGTTGATAACTACATCCTCAATGAAAAAGAGAGGTCCATATTTTTCCCTCATGTGAAT GGCACACCAATGCCATTCAAGGGTCCAGCACCAAGCACATACAACCCTCTCATGATCATGGATTCGTTGGCAATGATTCGGAGTTTTGATGAATTAGGAAGCCAG ATGTCCACTGCAGCACCATGGGATTGTCCAAGAGCAGAAGAGTGGGATTCAATGACAGTAAAAGAATTTATGGACCAGAATTGCTGGTTTCAGTTTACCAAGTCCCTGATGTTGACTATCGTACGTGCAGCTTTTGCCACTGAGCCTGAAAATATATCACTTTTGTTCTTCTTGTGGTACATCAAATGTGGAGGAG GGTTTGTCAGGTTTGCTAGTAACAAAGATGGTGGGCAG GAAAGAAAATTTATTGGCGGTTCGATGCAAATCAGTGAAAAAATAGCAGAGAAACTAGGCAAAG ACTGTGTGTTGCTAGGTAACCCAGTTACTAGGTTAGAACAAACTGATGAATTGGTATCTGTAACAGTAGCAGATGGAAGTGTGTTTAAG GCAACGTATGTTATTTGTGCAGTTCCACCAGCTATTATGAATAAGATCTCCTTCCAGCCATCTCTACCAGCACTCAAGAATCAG CTGATTCAGAGAATGCCCATGGGATCATGTATTAAGACCATGATGTATTATAAGAGACCTTTTTGGAGGGATCTAG ATTACAATGGTATAATAGTAGGCATGGGACCAGTGGCTGGCACCCAAGAAGAAACAAAACCTGATGGATCATATCCAGGAATTTTAGG GTTCATGAATGGTGAGAGGGCTAGGCAGTACTGCCATTTAACCAAGGAAGAAAG AAAACAAGTGATAGCAGAGTACTATGCCAAAGCATTCAACACAGAAGAGGCCTTGCAT CCAACGTATTATGTAGAACACAACTGGATGGAGGAGGAGTGGTCTGGAGGGTGTTACATGGGAGCACCACCTCCAGGGGTATTTAGTAAATATGGAAA GGTGTTGCGTACTCCATTTGGTAGAGTATACTTTGCCAGTACAGAAACAGCAACTTGGTGGTCAGGCTATATGGAGGGCGCTGTTCAGTCTGGTGAGCGAGCAGCAAGAGAG GTTTTACATGCAAAAAGAATCCTTAGAAGGGACCAAGTGTGGCAGGAAGAGCCGGAGTCAATT GACATCCCTGCCAAACCTTTGGAATTCA GCATTGAGAAGAATTGTCCAACCGTCGGCGGTTTTCTGAAATTCTGTGGCTTGGTGACATCTGCTGGAGTTCTAGGAGGTCTGCTATATCTGCACAAGGACAGGCTACCAGACGTATTGAAAGTAATTAATGAATGGAAGATAGAAGTGTGA